Proteins found in one Thermoplasmatales archaeon genomic segment:
- the folP gene encoding dihydropteroate synthase, with the protein MMVRVIRNKREAIKEMERIGVEKEGIKIMLPKFFHLTIKLKDVDARDAIIIKQEMLALGGDAAISKKSLQSLEKTDVLITGNEKQIALLLKKLKNQYSRLKNVSEELEEIIKERKISIKIGKKNFQLGKRTYIVGILNVTPDSFYNGGKYLDYEKAIERARQMEKEGADIIDVGGASTRPFAQEVDAKEEMRRVLPVIEGIRGEINLPISVDTYKPEVAERAVEKGADMINDIFALRKKGMAEVISEHDLPVCIMHMKGEPKNMQIAPYYEDVVEEILYFLKERIDFAVKKGIEKIIVDPGIGFGKRTGGIEDNCEIIARLYELKSLKRPILIGISRKTFIGNITKTSVEERLHGSLGAEAIAIANGADFIRCHDVIETKRMAMVVDKIVRQ; encoded by the coding sequence ATGATGGTAAGGGTAATAAGAAATAAGAGAGAAGCAATTAAGGAAATGGAAAGAATAGGAGTAGAGAAAGAAGGAATAAAAATAATGTTGCCGAAATTTTTTCATCTTACTATAAAATTAAAGGATGTTGATGCAAGGGATGCAATAATTATAAAGCAGGAAATGCTTGCATTAGGAGGGGATGCTGCAATTTCAAAAAAATCGCTTCAAAGCTTGGAAAAGACGGATGTTTTGATTACAGGAAATGAAAAGCAGATTGCCTTGCTGTTAAAAAAATTGAAAAATCAGTATAGCAGATTAAAAAATGTATCAGAAGAGTTAGAGGAAATAATAAAGGAAAGAAAAATAAGCATAAAGATAGGCAAAAAAAATTTTCAATTAGGAAAGAGAACATACATAGTTGGCATACTTAATGTTACGCCCGACTCCTTTTACAACGGAGGAAAATATCTGGATTATGAAAAGGCAATAGAAAGGGCAAGGCAAATGGAAAAGGAGGGAGCAGATATAATAGATGTTGGCGGCGCCTCAACCCGCCCATTTGCTCAAGAAGTCGATGCAAAAGAGGAAATGAGGAGGGTTTTGCCAGTTATAGAAGGGATAAGGGGTGAGATAAATTTGCCGATTTCTGTCGATACTTATAAGCCAGAAGTTGCAGAGAGAGCTGTTGAAAAAGGGGCTGATATGATAAATGACATCTTTGCTCTAAGGAAAAAGGGAATGGCTGAAGTTATAAGTGAGCATGACTTGCCAGTTTGCATAATGCATATGAAGGGAGAGCCAAAAAATATGCAGATAGCTCCATATTATGAGGATGTTGTTGAGGAAATTTTATATTTTTTGAAAGAAAGGATAGATTTTGCGGTTAAAAAAGGAATAGAAAAAATAATAGTTGATCCAGGAATTGGATTTGGGAAAAGAACAGGAGGAATAGAAGACAATTGCGAAATAATAGCCCGCCTTTATGAGCTGAAAAGTTTAAAAAGGCCAATACTAATAGGCATTTCAAGAAAAACATTCATAGGGAATATAACTAAAACAAGCGTTGAAGAAAGGTTGCACGGAAGCCTGGGGGCTGAGGCAATAGCAATTGCAAATGGAGCAGATTTTATAAGATGCCATGATGTAATTGAAACTAAAAGAATGGCAATGGTTGTTGATAAAATAGTCAGACAATAA
- a CDS encoding right-handed parallel beta-helix repeat-containing protein: MIRNCAFYNAISSWPAPCGVGICLKNVTNGRLENNKCYGNIYGIRLVAYSSNNTITNNDCYENNKGIRLDDSSNNNVASNNCYNNSEGIYLDDSSNNIVANNKCYGNLDGISLYSSSEKNIIANNTCYENFFAGIHLYHYLKPGYPSNNSIENNKCYKNREGIYLSSSHNNSITNCSVYDNSYGFRISSSNIQIHYCSIYGNKEYGISNENLEGEYEVNATYCWWGHGSGPFHETNPGGQGDNVSDKVLFIPWLEKTSEGGNTSPEKKGIPGFELFAIVGAVASILNRRKK; the protein is encoded by the coding sequence GTGATAAGAAACTGCGCATTTTATAACGCAATATCATCTTGGCCAGCCCCGTGCGGCGTGGGAATATGTCTGAAAAACGTTACTAATGGAAGATTGGAAAACAACAAATGCTATGGCAATATTTACGGCATACGCCTTGTTGCTTACTCAAGCAATAACACCATTACAAACAACGACTGCTATGAGAACAATAAAGGCATACGCTTGGACGACTCAAGCAACAACAATGTAGCAAGTAACAATTGCTATAACAATTCCGAGGGAATATATCTAGATGATTCGAGCAACAACATCGTAGCAAATAACAAATGCTACGGTAATCTTGATGGCATATCTTTATATTCCTCTAGCGAAAAAAATATTATAGCAAACAATACCTGTTACGAGAATTTTTTTGCTGGCATTCACCTTTATCACTATTTAAAGCCCGGCTACCCAAGTAACAATAGCATAGAAAACAACAAATGCTATAAAAATCGTGAAGGAATATACCTCTCTTCATCGCACAACAACAGCATCACAAACTGCAGTGTTTATGACAACAGTTACGGTTTTCGTATTTCTTCTTCAAATATTCAAATTCACTATTGCAGTATCTATGGAAATAAAGAATACGGAATTTCTAATGAAAACTTGGAAGGAGAATATGAAGTAAATGCAACATACTGCTGGTGGGGGCATGGAAGCGGGCCATTTCATGAAACAAATCCCGGCGGCCAAGGAGATAATGTAAGTGATAAAGTTTTATTTATTCCCTGGCTTGAAAAGACAAGTGAAGGAGGCAATACTTCTCCTGAGAAGAAAGGAATTCCTGGCTTTGAACTATTTGCAATTGTTGGAGCAGTAGCATCCATATTGAATAGGAGGAAAAAATGA
- a CDS encoding metallophosphoesterase — protein MKKIVSIALIILTLIPPSLPKNLSFEIIYPKNSFPAIVEKGSSFEIIIENVHFSKIEAKIETAYEPIEDEIHLEIENISKGEKICIKAKIPEIAHPELYNLTVIVDGISRKETRAIKVVENISGNFKFAHISDLHVGDPRGAMINLKEKIGSRAIKKCIEEINLIQPDFVIITGDLVFGARYEEEYEKLYEILQEFDVPTYICPGNHDGYVNKQDGFELWSRYFGYKNYSFTYGNAHFIVVNSYDWDKKDRIAFSFIPLNWGGWIDDEQIEWIEEEMKKGNYSLKFICLHHNPLWDTENNSLLGKGYYGREKILDLIRNYRIDFVLAGHIHADDVTFFENTTFITTTTPSSSCKDYWGYRIIEFRNWSIFSFNYKEPKYSIPSYMLNYTYEGDKKIIVENNLEINLTVHLKFFVKKGNYKVINGSVELIREKDGFMEIYVRSDVEGKSINEIYLI, from the coding sequence GTGAAAAAGATAGTAAGCATTGCTTTAATCATCCTTACTTTAATTCCTCCATCTCTTCCCAAAAATTTATCTTTTGAAATTATTTATCCAAAAAATTCTTTTCCAGCAATAGTTGAAAAAGGTTCATCTTTTGAAATAATCATAGAAAATGTTCATTTCAGCAAAATAGAGGCAAAAATTGAAACTGCATATGAGCCAATTGAAGATGAAATTCATCTTGAAATCGAAAATATATCAAAAGGAGAAAAAATATGCATAAAAGCAAAAATTCCAGAAATAGCTCATCCAGAACTTTATAACCTTACTGTTATAGTGGATGGCATCTCAAGGAAGGAGACAAGGGCGATAAAGGTTGTTGAAAATATATCAGGAAATTTTAAATTTGCCCATATAAGTGATTTGCATGTTGGGGATCCAAGAGGAGCAATGATAAATTTAAAGGAAAAAATTGGTTCAAGGGCAATAAAAAAATGCATAGAGGAAATAAATCTAATTCAGCCAGATTTTGTTATAATTACTGGAGACCTTGTCTTTGGAGCAAGATATGAAGAAGAATATGAAAAATTGTATGAAATTTTGCAGGAATTTGATGTTCCTACCTATATTTGCCCAGGAAATCATGATGGATATGTAAATAAGCAGGATGGATTTGAATTATGGAGCAGATATTTTGGATATAAAAATTATTCATTCACCTATGGAAATGCACATTTTATAGTGGTAAATTCATATGACTGGGATAAAAAAGATAGGATTGCCTTTTCATTTATCCCTTTAAACTGGGGTGGCTGGATAGATGATGAGCAAATTGAATGGATTGAAGAAGAAATGAAAAAAGGAAATTATTCACTAAAATTTATTTGCCTTCATCACAATCCTTTATGGGATACAGAAAATAATTCTCTTCTTGGCAAGGGATATTATGGAAGGGAAAAAATCCTTGATTTAATAAGAAATTATCGCATTGATTTTGTTCTTGCTGGGCATATACATGCTGACGACGTAACCTTTTTTGAAAACACAACATTTATTACAACAACTACTCCTTCAAGTTCTTGCAAGGATTACTGGGGATATAGAATTATCGAATTTCGGAACTGGAGCATTTTTTCATTCAACTATAAAGAGCCAAAATATTCAATTCCTTCATATATGCTGAATTATACCTATGAAGGGGATAAAAAAATTATAGTTGAAAACAATCTTGAAATAAATTTAACAGTTCATCTTAAATTTTTTGTTAAAAAAGGAAATTATAAGGTTATAAATGGTTCAGTTGAGCTAATAAGGGAAAAAGATGGATTCATGGAAATATATGTAAGGAGCGATGTTGAGGGAAAAAGCATTAATGAAATTTATTTAATCTGA
- a CDS encoding DNA polymerase sliding clamp, translated as MKLITDAIGILVDEAKIKIKEDGIYGRMVDPAHVGMIDFKIEKDAFDEYKLEGEEEIAFDLEKLSGILKIAGSNDMVEIKYEKEGRLIVGFSNITKRIGLLDASEMPDTKVPSLELQAEIVVPTEQMHRIIKAAEGISDHIILEGGKDYFEMKAEGDNDSVELKIPKEELVSIKCEEKVKSMFPIDYLGDMIKIAKEASPEIKINLGNNYPVKLSFEVSGGVIKIVYLLAPRIESD; from the coding sequence ATGAAACTAATAACTGATGCAATAGGGATACTAGTTGATGAAGCAAAGATAAAAATAAAGGAAGATGGAATATATGGAAGGATGGTTGACCCAGCACATGTCGGAATGATTGACTTTAAGATAGAAAAGGATGCTTTCGATGAATACAAATTGGAGGGTGAGGAGGAAATAGCCTTTGACTTAGAGAAACTCTCTGGAATTTTAAAAATAGCGGGAAGCAATGACATGGTGGAAATAAAATATGAAAAAGAAGGGCGCCTGATTGTAGGCTTTAGCAATATAACAAAAAGGATTGGATTGCTCGATGCTTCAGAAATGCCTGATACAAAAGTTCCTTCTTTAGAGCTGCAAGCAGAAATTGTTGTTCCAACAGAACAAATGCATAGGATAATAAAAGCGGCTGAGGGAATTTCTGACCACATAATTCTTGAAGGAGGAAAAGATTATTTTGAAATGAAGGCGGAAGGAGATAACGACAGTGTAGAATTAAAAATTCCAAAGGAGGAGCTTGTAAGTATAAAATGCGAGGAAAAAGTAAAAAGCATGTTTCCGATAGACTATCTTGGAGATATGATTAAAATTGCAAAAGAGGCAAGTCCTGAAATAAAAATAAATCTTGGAAATAATTATCCAGTTAAACTGAGTTTTGAGGTGTCTGGAGGAGTAATAAAAATAGTTTATCTGCTCGCCCCAAGAATTGAGTCAGATTAA
- a CDS encoding nitroreductase family protein, giving the protein MLIDIIKNRRSVREYEEKDVPDELILEIIEHARLAPSAKNLQEWKFIIVKDKTRRQKLCEAAKNQKFVAEAPVVIAGIATYTDYVMSNGVTACHVDLAIAMEHIALAAAERGLGTCWIGAFYQEKAKEVLKVPDNCKIIALMTLGYPKDRPVEKRRKSMDEIVCWEEFK; this is encoded by the coding sequence ATGCTGATTGATATAATAAAAAATAGGAGAAGTGTAAGGGAATATGAAGAAAAAGATGTCCCAGATGAACTAATTCTCGAAATAATAGAGCACGCCCGCCTTGCCCCCTCCGCAAAAAATCTTCAGGAATGGAAATTCATCATCGTAAAAGATAAGACTAGGAGGCAAAAGCTATGCGAGGCGGCAAAAAATCAGAAATTTGTGGCGGAGGCGCCTGTTGTGATAGCAGGCATCGCAACCTATACTGACTATGTGATGAGCAATGGGGTTACTGCCTGCCATGTTGACCTTGCTATCGCGATGGAGCATATTGCTCTTGCTGCTGCTGAAAGGGGCTTGGGAACTTGCTGGATAGGAGCATTTTATCAGGAAAAGGCAAAGGAAGTGCTTAAAGTTCCAGATAATTGTAAGATAATTGCGTTGATGACACTTGGCTATCCTAAGGATAGGCCTGTTGAAAAGAGAAGAAAGAGTATGGATGAAATAGTTTGCTGGGAAGAATTTAAATGA
- a CDS encoding arginine--tRNA ligase produces MKYTYEKFYEEVKKRLADTIKKNYGIEHEIKIEKQKVGDASFACFSLAKIIKKNPVEVAEEISRKMEGGLIKRAEAINGYINFYIDEKRVAEETLNLIDEMGNNFGGFEKKGIKIIVEHTSANPNGPLHVGRARNPIIGDTIARLLKFGGYDVITQYYVDDMGKQVAILFWGVKNLKIKEENKKLDHFFVEYYKRAYEMMEKNEKVKNEINEIVRKCERGDEKILKEIGEVYEKVLDGIKESLKNINISIDEFVEESRFVIDGSVEKLIDEISSTEYIREEENALYLDLEPFGIHGKNNKFFLTRSDRTSLYALRDIAYHIWKGSRADIMINILGEDHKLEAKCVEIILKILNKKIPENIFYAFVSLPEGKMSTRKGRVIYLDDLIEEAIERAREEVKKRRKDDKIEYIARNVAIGAIRYNIIKVKPDKAIVFKWEDALNFEGESAPFIQYAHARCCSILKKVKYEKIKPRYEHESEIELIKTIAYFPEIVKESIENRNPSTMAEYAYKLAARFNLFYRDCRVIGDEKEKERIALVNATRQVLKNCLNLLGIEALEEM; encoded by the coding sequence ATGAAATATACATATGAAAAATTTTATGAGGAAGTTAAAAAAAGGCTTGCGGATACAATTAAAAAAAATTATGGAATTGAACATGAAATAAAAATTGAGAAGCAGAAAGTAGGAGATGCATCATTTGCATGCTTTTCTCTTGCAAAAATTATTAAAAAAAATCCAGTTGAAGTAGCAGAGGAGATAAGCAGAAAAATGGAAGGGGGGTTGATTAAAAGGGCGGAAGCAATAAACGGATACATAAATTTTTATATAGATGAAAAGAGGGTTGCAGAGGAAACTCTAAATTTAATAGATGAAATGGGAAATAATTTTGGTGGATTTGAAAAAAAAGGTATAAAGATTATTGTAGAGCATACTTCAGCAAACCCAAATGGGCCGTTGCATGTTGGAAGGGCAAGAAATCCGATAATTGGAGATACTATTGCAAGATTGCTCAAGTTTGGAGGATATGATGTTATAACTCAATACTATGTTGATGATATGGGAAAGCAGGTTGCAATTCTTTTCTGGGGGGTAAAAAATTTGAAAATTAAGGAGGAGAATAAAAAATTGGACCATTTTTTTGTTGAATATTATAAAAGGGCTTATGAAATGATGGAAAAGAATGAAAAAGTTAAAAATGAAATAAATGAAATAGTAAGGAAATGCGAAAGAGGGGATGAAAAAATTTTGAAGGAAATAGGGGAAGTATATGAAAAAGTTCTCGATGGAATAAAAGAATCACTAAAAAATATAAATATTAGCATTGATGAATTTGTTGAAGAATCAAGATTTGTTATAGATGGAAGCGTTGAAAAATTAATTGATGAAATTTCTTCTACGGAATATATAAGGGAGGAGGAAAATGCCTTATATCTTGATTTAGAGCCTTTCGGAATACATGGAAAGAATAATAAATTCTTTTTGACAAGAAGCGATAGAACTTCTCTCTATGCCCTTAGAGATATTGCGTATCATATATGGAAAGGAAGCAGAGCAGATATAATGATAAATATTCTGGGCGAGGATCATAAGCTCGAGGCAAAATGTGTTGAAATAATTTTAAAAATTTTGAACAAAAAAATTCCTGAAAACATATTCTATGCATTTGTTAGCTTGCCAGAAGGAAAAATGTCAACGAGAAAAGGAAGAGTAATTTATTTGGATGATTTAATTGAAGAAGCGATTGAAAGAGCAAGAGAGGAAGTAAAAAAGAGGAGGAAAGATGATAAAATTGAATATATAGCAAGAAATGTTGCAATTGGAGCAATAAGATATAATATAATAAAGGTTAAGCCAGACAAAGCAATAGTTTTCAAATGGGAAGATGCCCTGAATTTTGAAGGAGAAAGTGCTCCTTTTATTCAATATGCACATGCAAGATGCTGTTCAATATTGAAAAAGGTTAAATACGAAAAGATTAAGCCAAGGTATGAGCATGAAAGCGAAATAGAATTGATAAAAACAATTGCATATTTTCCAGAAATTGTTAAGGAAAGCATAGAAAACAGAAACCCATCAACTATGGCGGAATACGCCTATAAGCTGGCGGCGCGTTTTAATTTATTTTATAGAGATTGCAGGGTTATTGGAGATGAAAAAGAGAAGGAAAGAATTGCTCTTGTAAATGCAACAAGGCAGGTTTTAAAAAATTGCTTAAATCTCCTTGGAATAGAAGCTCTGGAAGAAATGTAA
- a CDS encoding deoxyhypusine synthase → MKKINPIFSPYGYAFNSARLAEACEIYKKMIDEDATICFTLAGAIIPAGLGGAIIEMVRRGLVDFIISTGANLYHDMHFALDLPVYKGSFNVDDRELAKNGIVRIYDIFIPLETLFETDRYIQENFDIEGNFSTAEIHNYLGKKLLENSKKPDFSLLATCAKYDVPIYCPSPGDSSIGMNLAYLRAKNKKIHTDAERDVLETTAIIYNSKKSGAVILGGGAPKNFFMQTQPMISQIFKKKERGHNYFIQITSDVPPYGGLSGATPQEAISWKKINAKSETYVTVYGDATIVAPLLFSSVKNRRRKHKRLYSKRDEFLKKMVKEVR, encoded by the coding sequence ATGAAGAAAATAAATCCTATTTTTTCACCATATGGATATGCATTTAATTCCGCCCGCCTTGCTGAGGCCTGCGAGATATATAAAAAGATGATTGATGAGGATGCAACAATATGCTTTACCCTTGCTGGGGCAATTATTCCTGCGGGGCTTGGAGGGGCGATAATTGAAATGGTGAGGCGAGGGCTTGTTGATTTTATAATTTCAACTGGTGCAAATTTATATCATGACATGCATTTTGCTCTTGATTTGCCAGTTTATAAGGGAAGCTTTAATGTGGATGACCGCGAACTCGCTAAAAACGGAATTGTAAGGATATATGATATATTTATTCCCCTTGAAACCCTTTTTGAGACAGATAGATATATACAGGAAAATTTTGATATTGAAGGAAATTTTTCAACAGCAGAAATACACAACTATTTAGGAAAAAAATTGCTAGAAAACTCCAAAAAGCCAGATTTTTCGCTTCTTGCAACATGTGCAAAATATGATGTGCCAATATATTGTCCTTCTCCTGGAGATTCTTCAATTGGAATGAATTTAGCTTATCTTAGGGCAAAAAATAAAAAAATTCATACAGATGCCGAAAGGGATGTCCTTGAAACAACAGCAATAATATACAACAGCAAAAAAAGTGGGGCGGTAATTCTTGGCGGGGGGGCACCAAAAAATTTCTTCATGCAGACCCAGCCAATGATTAGCCAGATATTTAAAAAGAAGGAAAGGGGACATAACTACTTCATCCAGATAACAAGTGATGTGCCGCCATACGGCGGGTTATCTGGGGCTACCCCTCAAGAAGCAATTTCCTGGAAAAAGATAAATGCAAAATCAGAGACATATGTTACTGTTTATGGAGATGCAACAATAGTTGCTCCTTTACTTTTTTCAAGTGTTAAAAACAGGAGGAGGAAGCATAAAAGACTTTACAGTAAAAGGGATGAGTTTTTGAAAAAAATGGTTAAAGAAGTAAGATGA